In the genome of Moorena sp. SIOASIH, the window TTGGTTCCTGCCAAGGATTGGATAAGTTTGCAGCTAGCATTTATGATGGCAGCCAGCATTTTCATCCTATTCCTCATAACCGATATCAAGGTAGGGCGCAAAATCAGCAATTATCAGCAGAAGTGGGTGGTGACAATGGTACCTTACCACGGGGAAATTATTTTCAGGACGTTGATATCAATGCTTTTAATTTTAACTGCCAAAGTAATGAGATTGACAGGTTAAATTATCAGCAATTACTGATAAGCAATGTTGTTGATAATGCTTTGAAAGATGCGGGTTTTAAGCCAGGGAATACACCGCTAAAAAATGTGGCAGTGATTACCTCACTTAGCTCTGGAGTTCCAGTGGCTCAAAGGGATAGCAGGTTGCATCTGGATAGAGTCCTGGAGGAATCCCTGAGCACAAACAAGATGGTTTATGATTCTGATCAAGTATCTGTCTTGAAGAGCGCTAGTAGTGGGCAATCCGGTTATGCGATCGCTAATTCAAATCCTAATTCAAACCCTAATTCCAATTCCGTTAGTAATCAAGACCATAGTGTGGCTAGTGAAATGGCCACTTTATGGAATATTTCGGGTCCTACGTTCACCGTAGAGGCTGCTGAAAATTCGGTTATCAAAGCTCTGGATATAGCACAAATACTGCTAAAAGCTGGAGAAGTAGAGGCGGTGGTTGTTGGTGCTGTGAATCTTGTCGATGAATTTGACCAGGTTCGATTGGGTAATGGCAACAGTAATACAGGTGAACCTACCCTAAGTTACGATTATAATGCTAATGGCTCGATCATGGGTGAAGGAGCAGGTGCTGTTGTTTTAAAACGAGCGGAACAAGCCAAGCAGGATCAAAACCGCATCTATGCTGTGATTGATGGGATTAACTGGATCGCTAATAGTGCGATTACTGGTGCTGAATCAGTTAAGCAATCCTGTGAGCAGGCTTTTGAGAAAGCTGGAGTGAAGCCAAGGGATATTGGTTATCTAGAAGTGTTTGGTAGTGGTGTGCAACAGCAAGACCACTCAGAAATTCAGGGATTAATTGCAGCCTATCAAGGGGATAATTCCCAATTGAGCTGTTGTTTAGGTAGTGTTAAATCCACTATCGGTCATACTTATATTGCTTCTGGTATAGCGAGTTTAATTAAAACCGCTCTGTGCCTTTATCATCGCTATATTCCCGCCACTCCCAACTGGTCAAAACCGAAACAGCCGGAGCTTTGGAAAGAAAGTCCTTTTTATGTTGCTAATGAATCGAGACCTTGGTTTCTGACACCAGGACAAGTAAAACGAGTGGCTGCTATTAATAGCTTAGCTGGGGATGGCAGTTATGGACACTTAATCTTATCAGAAGATTTGAGTGAAACAGAGCGCAGCAACGGATACTTAGAACAAGCTCCCTTCTATCTTTTCCCAATTGCAGCTAATGACCAATCTGCTTTACTAGAGCAGCTTGATGTGCTAGAGCAAACTATTGAAAATAGCTCTTCGATGTCTCAAGCTGCTAGCGAAACCTTTGCCAAGTTTCAACGTTCAAACCAGGCAACTTATGCGCTAGCAATTGTTGGGGGTGATAAAGCTAAAGTGATGCGGGAAATCGAGCGGTCGCGACCGGGTATCAAGGGTGCTTTTGCCAAAGGGAAACCCTGGAAAAGTCCTCTTGGTAGCTATTTTACGGCCAATCCCCTCGGTAAAAAGGGTGCGATCGCATTTGTTTATCCCGGTGCCTTCAATTCCTACATCGGTATGGGTCGGAAACTATTCCAGTTGTTTCCCAAAATTTATGACCGCGCTGCTAGCTTGATTTCCAATCCTGGTGAATTTTTCCGGGAGAAACAGCTCTATCCTAGAAGTCAGCATCAATTATCAAAACGGGAGCTAGAAGACCTAGAAACCAAATTAGCTGATACTCCCTTGTCGATGCTGGAAACAGGAACTGGCTTTGCGGTGCTCTTCACCCAGATCCTGAGAGAGTATTTCCAGGTGCAGCCCCAAGCTGCCTTTGGGTACAGCATGGGGGAAAGCACGATGATGTATGCCCTAGATGTTTGGTCCAATGCTGACTATGGCAGTAATTTCGTCAATTCCTCTGAGCTATTTCGTAGTCGCCTAGCTGGTTCCCAGAAAGCAGTGCGAGACCATTGGGGGATGACCAAGCCACAGCAGCAGGATGGGACAGAATTGTGGAGTAGTTATGTGCTGATGGCACCAGCATCTACAGTTAAGGAATGCCTGAAACAGGAAAACCGAGTCTATTTGACCCACATCAACACCCCGACGGAAGTGGTGATTGCGGGAGAGCCCGAAGGCTGTAAGCGTGTAATTGAAGCCTTGAACTGCGACTCATTCCGTTCTCCCACCAACTTGGTACTCCACTGTGAGGCAATGGCTTCTGAATACAATGAGCTTAGCAAACTCAATAGTGTATCAGTTAGCAAAACACCAGACATTGTATTTTATTCCTCTGCCCGCTACACACCAATTCCCCTTGACCAAAACTCCATTGCTAATCACTTAGCTCAAGGGGTCTGTCAGGAGCTTGACTTTCCTCGGCTAATTAACCGTGCCTATGATGATGGAGCCAAACTATTCATTGAGTTGGGCTCTGGAGGTACTTGTACACGATGGATTAGTGACACCCTCAAACAGCAAGACCATCTCTCGGTGTGCATCAATCCTAAAAGGGGAGATGATCTCGCTGCTGTAGTTAAAGTTTTGGCACAATTAGTCAGTCATCAGGTATCTCTGAATTTGTCCCCACTGTATTCTTCAGTGTCAGAAACTTCAGGATCACAAACGTTAGTGTCAGTAACCGGTAATCAAGACAAATTGCTGGAAACCAAACGAAAATATGATATCAACAATTCTGGGATTATCGTCGCTAACTTTGACAAATCTGTGGGTTTCAATTCCAAGCCAGTAGCAGAGTTGAGCCAACCTATGGCTGAAACCAAAACTATGACCCTAGTAAAATATCAGATTCCTAGCCAAGAATTCACTTACCAAGAAACTGTACCTGTGAATTCTCCTACTATCCCAGAAACATCTACTACTATTATCTTTAATGCCGACGATGTACTGGAATTTACAGAAGGAAAGGTTTCACGAGTCTTTGGTAAAGATTTTGAAAGTATTGATGCTTATGCCCGACGAGTGCGACTCCCTTCTCCTCCTTATCTATTTATTAGTCGAGTCACTAAACTAGAGGGTGAACGAGAGAACTATAAAACGGGTGTGATCGAAACTGAATATGATCTACCTGCAAATGCTTGGTATGCGGTCGATGGTCAAGTTCCCCTAGGAATCTGTAAAGAAGCCGGTCATGGCATCTTACTGTTACTAAGTTATCTAGGGTCTGACTTCGAGAATAAAGGTAAACGGTCATTTCGTTTACTTGACCTGACAGCTACATTTTTAGATAAACAACCCGAAGCCATAAAAACTCTCCGCTATGAAGTCAGAATCACATCTCATGTGATAACTGAAGATAGCTTACTGATATTTTTTAAGGGAGAATGTTGGATTGGTGATACACTTTGGA includes:
- a CDS encoding PfaB family protein; this translates as MEIAIVGMDAIFGSCQGLDKFAASIYDGSQHFHPIPHNRYQGRAQNQQLSAEVGGDNGTLPRGNYFQDVDINAFNFNCQSNEIDRLNYQQLLISNVVDNALKDAGFKPGNTPLKNVAVITSLSSGVPVAQRDSRLHLDRVLEESLSTNKMVYDSDQVSVLKSASSGQSGYAIANSNPNSNPNSNSVSNQDHSVASEMATLWNISGPTFTVEAAENSVIKALDIAQILLKAGEVEAVVVGAVNLVDEFDQVRLGNGNSNTGEPTLSYDYNANGSIMGEGAGAVVLKRAEQAKQDQNRIYAVIDGINWIANSAITGAESVKQSCEQAFEKAGVKPRDIGYLEVFGSGVQQQDHSEIQGLIAAYQGDNSQLSCCLGSVKSTIGHTYIASGIASLIKTALCLYHRYIPATPNWSKPKQPELWKESPFYVANESRPWFLTPGQVKRVAAINSLAGDGSYGHLILSEDLSETERSNGYLEQAPFYLFPIAANDQSALLEQLDVLEQTIENSSSMSQAASETFAKFQRSNQATYALAIVGGDKAKVMREIERSRPGIKGAFAKGKPWKSPLGSYFTANPLGKKGAIAFVYPGAFNSYIGMGRKLFQLFPKIYDRAASLISNPGEFFREKQLYPRSQHQLSKRELEDLETKLADTPLSMLETGTGFAVLFTQILREYFQVQPQAAFGYSMGESTMMYALDVWSNADYGSNFVNSSELFRSRLAGSQKAVRDHWGMTKPQQQDGTELWSSYVLMAPASTVKECLKQENRVYLTHINTPTEVVIAGEPEGCKRVIEALNCDSFRSPTNLVLHCEAMASEYNELSKLNSVSVSKTPDIVFYSSARYTPIPLDQNSIANHLAQGVCQELDFPRLINRAYDDGAKLFIELGSGGTCTRWISDTLKQQDHLSVCINPKRGDDLAAVVKVLAQLVSHQVSLNLSPLYSSVSETSGSQTLVSVTGNQDKLLETKRKYDINNSGIIVANFDKSVGFNSKPVAELSQPMAETKTMTLVKYQIPSQEFTYQETVPVNSPTIPETSTTIIFNADDVLEFTEGKVSRVFGKDFESIDAYARRVRLPSPPYLFISRVTKLEGERENYKTGVIETEYDLPANAWYAVDGQVPLGICKEAGHGILLLLSYLGSDFENKGKRSFRLLDLTATFLDKQPEAIKTLRYEVRITSHVITEDSLLIFFKGECWIGDTLWMKLDGGCAGLFSDQELAQGQGIVSTEEDNKALNSIQPQHFQPLLSCEKLIFDQQDLLHLSQGNIAACFGSNYQQQGNPSLRLPPQKLLMIDRVIDIDTQGGAAGLGLVMGTKSVTPEDWYFLCHFKNDPTMPGSLMVEGSCQLLQFYLLFLGLQTRTVDARFQPIAELAMSSRFRGQVTPGSGTLVYQLEITEIGLSPQPFASANVDIIFAGKTIAAIKNLGLQLSEKQPVSQKQLGTLPSQITTPEPPALFSSEQLKELAQGSVTRCLGQEFKIYDNRRCVRVPNNEFCLISRVLDVEGKRHELKPNSTITTDYDVSPTAWFYNHNSYPYLPYCAYIEIAGQPCIFLGVHLGTTLLFPDEDLYFRNLDGEGKVLKDIDLRGKTITDKVTMLSSTAVKGAIIQKFDFQLFCDGEEFYQGNMVFGYFSHQVLANQVGLDNGKLVPPWYEQSLNCSAITINLKAPENRQKFYHAPPHKPHYRLAHSQLDFLDDVMIIEAGGKYQKGYIYASTEITPNDWFFSRHFYQDPVMPGALGVEAILQAMQVYALELDLGKSFKSPRFGQVLNHQITWKYRGQITPENRKMFLEVHISSIEVENEQIKIIGDASLWKDNMRIYEIKDIAIGLLEA